DNA from bacterium:
GCCGGAGCCCCGTGATGACGCCCGTCTTGCGCTCGCCGTACCGCAGCGACAGGCGCAGCTGGTGCGGGGCCTTCTTGTCGAGCTCGAAGTCCGCGATGAACCCCTCGTTCTTGAGGATCTTCGCGATCTCCAGCTTCATGCGCGACGGCGGCAGCAGCACGTGGTCGTGCCGCGCGGTCATCGCGTTGCGGATGCGCGTCAGCATATCCGCGATCGGATCGGTAATTACGCCCACTCCCGTCACCTCACCAGCTGGCTTTGACCACGCCGGGAATCTCGCCCTTGTGCGCGAGGGTGCGCAGGCAGATCCGGCACAGGCCAAACTTGCGGAAGACCGCGCGCGGACGGCCGCACAGCCGGCACCGGCTGTACCGCCGGACCTTGAACTTGGCCGGCTTCCGCCACTTCAACAGCAGCGCTTTCTTCGGCATCCCTTAGGCCCTCCCGGCGGGCGCGGCCGCGCCTGCCCCGTCGCCGGACGCCGCGGCCTCGCGGAACGGCAGCCCGAGCGCCCGCAGGAGCTCGCGCGCCTCCTCGTCGGTCCCCGCCGTCGTCACGATCGCGATGTCCATGCCGCGAATCTTGTCCACTTTGTCGTACTCGAT
Protein-coding regions in this window:
- the rpsH gene encoding 30S ribosomal protein S8, with the translated sequence MGVITDPIADMLTRIRNAMTARHDHVLLPPSRMKLEIAKILKNEGFIADFELDKKAPHQLRLSLRYGERKTGVITGLRRISRPGLRIYRGRTEIPRVRGGLGVAILSTSRGVMTDRDARRAGVGGEILCFIW
- a CDS encoding type Z 30S ribosomal protein S14 — its product is MPKKALLLKWRKPAKFKVRRYSRCRLCGRPRAVFRKFGLCRICLRTLAHKGEIPGVVKASW